The following are from one region of the Littorina saxatilis isolate snail1 linkage group LG2, US_GU_Lsax_2.0, whole genome shotgun sequence genome:
- the LOC138960064 gene encoding probable glutamate receptor, translated as MVEALFPSHIAFNSSIQVEIHLVNATLLKQNGILNTFTQVISDNIIVTGNELFQREAIQQMIHLTEGNVFSRRALDTRWLLLLDSHVVQNANVTSLKLNNVLLLSHNKKNELLTLMTLLWSPKGRVLTDVTRNYVVGGMTSCDLYPNERLGLNGREIRVGINTWFSYIMASTYNGTTTYRGFCIDMLDILAESLNFSYRLVLPPDGEWGDLRNGHWTGLLGLMERKEVDLVGAPLAPNLERKLVADFSTVPFDYYHMGLAFVDPQAGQYLSLWTSFLKPFSWQVYACAVGSFLGSLIFFRFLVFVETRQGGNDDEISQPPSMGDTVQFLFGAMLNKATHTTGSHHASRVFAASWYILGLVLTSCYTCTLTSLLVDSPSPPPFTSLAEMVTQDEFRWGTLGGSSMILDFRTSNDPTKRMFYSKMMTFAEDDPDVLSIDPEVHLGNVLAGHYAFYIDQITLQRWTADLCEMSSLVIHDDTSASAKTYNVYTPKESALTRRIDIVLLRLEASGVLSHLRERWKTRTSRCLDNQSAPQAITIATLQGPCYVVVAEILLALGVLLLENRCYRRRQCLHRQ; from the exons ATGGTGGAAGCGTTGTTCCCCTCTCACATCGCATTCAACAGCTCCATTCAAGTTGAAATCCACCTCGTTAATGCTACGCTATTGAAACAAAACGGCATCCTGAACACGTTTACGCAAGTCATCAGTGACAATATCATAGTGACTGGCAACGAACTGTTTCAGCGAGAAGCGATTCAACAG ATGATACATTTGACTGAGGGGAACGTATTTTCACGCCGTGCACTGGATACAAGATGGTTGCTTCTACTTGATAGTCACGTGGTACAGAACGCCAATGTGACGTCATTGAAGCTGAACAATGTGCTACTGTTGTCACATAACAAGAag AATGAACTTCTGACACTGATGACGTTATTATGGTCACCAAAGGGAAGAGTCCTCACTGATGTCACGCGAAATTACGTAGTCGGTGGTATGACGTCATGTGACCTTTATCCAAATGAGAGACTTGGACTCAATGGGCGAGAAATTCGTGTCGGTATTAACACA TGGTTTTCCTACATCATGGCGTCTACCTACAATGGCACGACAACGTACAGAGGATTCTGCATTGACATGCTGGACATTTTGGCTGAGTCGCTTAACTTCAG TTACAGACTGGTGCTGCCCCCTGACGGCGAGTGGGGAGACCTGCGTAACGGACATTGGACAGGCCTGCTGGGACTCATGGAGAGAAAG GAAGTAGACCTGGTTGGAGCCCCACTAGCCCCAAATCTGGAAAGAAAGCTCGTCGCTGATTTTTCCACCGTGCCTTTCGACTACTATCACATGGGACTGGCGTTCGTGGATCCCCAGGCCGGACAGTATCTCTCTTTGTGGACTTCCTTCCTAAAACCCTTCAGCTGGCAG GTGTATGCATGCGCAGTGGGCAGTTTCCTGGGCAGCCTTATCTTTTTCCGGTTCCTGGTATTCGTGGAAACGAGGCAGGGCGGAAACGACGACGAGATATCTCAGCCACCTTCAATGGGAGATACGGTTCAGTTCCTATTTGGTGCCATGCTCAACAAAG CAACGCATACAACTGGGAGTCATCATGCCTCCAGAGTTTTTGCTGCATCTTGGTACATTCTGGGTCTAGTGCTGACCTCATGCTATACGTGCACGTTGACGTCACTGCTGGTGGACTCGCCGTCGCCGCCACCATTTACGTCTTTAGCAGAAATGGTGACGCAAGATGAATTTCGCTGGGGTACTCTTGGAGGTTCAAGCATGATTTTAGATTTCAGG ACTTCGAATGACCCGACCAAAAGAATGTTTTATAGCAAGATGATGACCTTTGCTGAAGATGACCCGGATGTTCTCAGCATTGACCCGGAAGTTCACTTAGGAAATGTACTTGCCGGTCACTACGCGTTTTACATTGATCAAATCACGCTTCAGAGGTGGACGGCAGATCTCTGTGAAATGTCATCGCTCGTCATCCATGATGATACGTCAGCTTCTGCTAAAACCTACAACGTCTACACTCCCAAAGAATCTGCTCTCACTAGGAGAATAGATATCGT GTTGTTGCGACTGGAAGCCTCGGGAGTACTGTCTCACCTTCGCGAAAGGTGGAAGACCCGGACCAGTCGTTGCCTTGACAACCAATCAGCACCACAGGCCATCACCATAGCAACGCTGCAAGGACCGTGTTACGTTGTCGTCGCTGAAATACTGCTAGCCCTGGGCGTCCTTCTTCTTGAAAATAGATGTTACAGACGACGACAGTGTTTGCACCGTCAGTGA
- the LOC138960063 gene encoding uncharacterized protein, producing the protein MLWFTGSSKEGLPFIHDSFRPGPKPLHGKRKKHHPPPADKGSTTTSATTTNNDNDGDNVNAAATARSLNHTDIGKEVLDVDAFKLPAVENGFVINGHTSSRVTPRGDSSKESASFTSYMRRYKACARIKGFSPSRVYCATRMRSTQTDTTNNHNHHNHTATTTSHHDTDTPQPHHTTIIKDPFFTASIPLSNLRHTAIIKDPFSTASIPLSSLRIDPTSDQLRSDPPPSLDSASSELRVLAAKETPTTTTPTTTAATASHNGPEPPSPLEIQVEQKLRRGNSDDLVTSHQGHQKRGRAHRRRAGGGGRGSGHVSGRSAAAAGGGRPLGDIVSPQRMQELLTHRDDRTLPYTYYRTAVGKDAASLDNVDLQGDRE; encoded by the exons ATGTTGTGGTTCACCGGCTCATCCAAGGAGGGGCTACCCTTCATCCACGACAGCTTCAGACCTGGCCCCAAACCGCTCCACGGCAAGCGTAAAAAACACCATCCTCCTCCTGCAGACAAAGGCTCTACCACCACCTctgccaccaccaccaacaacgacaacgacggcGATAATGTCAACGCTGCAGCAACAGCCAGGTCGTTGAACCACACAGACATCGGGAAAGAAGTTCTGGATGTGGATGCTTTCAAACTCCCTGCTGTGGAGAACGGTTTCGTCATCAACGGTCATACGTCATCGAGGGTGACGCCGAGAGGTGACAGCAGCAAAGAGTCAGCTTCCTTCACTAGCTACATGCGCAG GTACAAAGCTTGTGCACGGATAAAAGGCTTCAGTCCATCACGTGTATACTGCGCCACGAGGATGCGATCAACCCAAACCGACACcaccaacaaccacaaccaccataaccacaccgccaccaccacctcccACCACGACACCGACACCCCCCAACCCCACCACACAACGATCATCAAGGATCCTTTCTTCACCGCGTCCATCCCCCTGTCCAACCTCCGCCACACAGCGATCATCAAGGATCCTTTCTCCACCGCGTCCATCCCCCTGTCCAGCCTCCGCATTGACCCAACGTCTGACCAGCTGAGGTCAGACCCCCCTCCGTCCCTGGACTCTGCGTCCTCCGAGCTGCGCGTCCTGGCAGCCAAAGAGACCCCCACCACCAcgacccccaccaccaccgccgccaCTGCTTCCCACAACGGCCCGGAGCCACCCAGCCCGCTGGAGATACAG GTGGAGCAGAAGCTGAGGCGAGGCAACTCGGACGATCTGGTGACGTCACACCAAGGACACCAGAAACGAGGCAGGGCACACAGGCGGCGAGCCGGAGGGGGTGGCAGGGGCAGCGGTCACGTGTCAGGTCGTAGCGCCGCCGCCGCTGGTGGGGGTCGGCCTCTGGGCGACATCGTCAGTCCGCAGAGGATGCAGGAGCTGCTGACCCACCGAGATGACCGCACGCTGCCCTACACCTACTACCGGACCGCTGTGGGCAAGGACGCGGCCAGCCTGGACAACGTTGACCTGCAAGGGGACAGGGAGTAG